The following coding sequences are from one Paracoccus alcaliphilus window:
- a CDS encoding retron St85 family RNA-directed DNA polymerase — MSSNIVKALSLQTGMDVLLVERIIQTAPIRYKTYRIPKQAGGFREISQPAIEVKALQRGLIEILLRNLPLHEAATAYRTGMSIRDNALRHAGDGPILKMDFKDFFPSIRPADWSAYCEKTGVLTEADDVKATSLILFHRPKGSSIHRLAIGAPSSPFLSNALMFDFDKLVTDAVGRDHVRYTRYADDLTFSAPRTGHLVNVDRIVRAAIKSIDRPRLKINDDKTTRVTRKYGRKVTGLTLTNDGSVSIGRERKRLIHAAVYRASKGELDLPSLAELKGLLGFANSAEPAFIMTLRERYGDEVIKYIQRYRIPKRIPQQ; from the coding sequence ATGAGTTCTAATATCGTTAAGGCGCTATCCCTCCAGACAGGCATGGATGTATTACTTGTAGAGAGAATTATCCAAACTGCGCCCATAAGATATAAAACTTACCGCATCCCCAAGCAAGCAGGAGGATTTCGAGAGATATCACAGCCTGCCATTGAAGTGAAGGCACTGCAGAGAGGCCTCATCGAAATTCTGCTTCGCAATCTCCCACTACATGAGGCCGCAACGGCTTACAGAACAGGCATGTCGATTAGAGATAATGCTTTGCGTCATGCAGGGGATGGTCCAATACTTAAAATGGATTTCAAAGATTTTTTCCCCTCAATTAGACCTGCGGACTGGTCAGCATACTGTGAGAAAACGGGGGTCTTGACGGAGGCAGACGACGTAAAGGCAACGAGCCTTATTTTATTTCACAGACCAAAGGGGAGCTCTATACACCGACTTGCCATTGGCGCACCCTCGTCGCCATTTTTATCAAATGCTTTGATGTTTGATTTCGACAAGCTGGTCACTGATGCTGTAGGAAGGGATCACGTTAGATACACCAGATATGCAGATGATCTAACCTTCTCTGCGCCTCGAACAGGACACCTCGTCAACGTTGATAGAATCGTTCGAGCAGCAATCAAGTCCATTGATCGCCCAAGGTTAAAAATTAACGATGATAAAACCACGCGAGTGACGCGCAAGTATGGTAGAAAAGTTACTGGACTGACGCTGACAAACGATGGGAGCGTATCAATTGGGCGTGAGCGAAAGCGTCTTATCCATGCCGCAGTTTATCGCGCATCCAAGGGGGAATTGGATCTCCCCTCCCTCGCAGAACTTAAGGGTTTACTTGGTTTTGCGAATAGCGCCGAGCCAGCCTTTATAATGACATTGAGGGAAAGATATGGAGATGAGGTGATCAAATATATCCAGCGGTATCGCATCCCAAAAAGAATACCGCAGCAATAG
- a CDS encoding MFS transporter → MPAISPGIICLTVGYVFSQFYRAFLAVLAPVLGQELAAGPGDLALSSGLWFITFAAMQLPVGWALDHFGPRRTVAVLLGLGGGGGAALFAMAQTPMHLHLAMALLGVGCAPVLMGAYYIFAREYRPTTFGALAGLMIGVGSLGNILGAAPLVWVIETLGWRMTLWLLAGATVVVSGLIGLTLRDPARLGSDHPKGSIGDVLRLRALWFILPIFFFSYAAPMAIRGLWAAPYLDQVFGASEQTIGRATLVIGLAMILGNFLIGAATRIVGSIRRTVQIFIAVELMLMAVLVLYPSSGLAAATVLLSLIGFSGAAYALLMAHGRSFLPAHLVGRG, encoded by the coding sequence ATGCCCGCAATATCGCCCGGAATCATCTGCCTGACCGTGGGCTATGTCTTCAGCCAGTTCTATCGTGCGTTTCTGGCCGTCCTTGCGCCGGTGCTGGGGCAGGAACTGGCGGCAGGACCGGGCGATCTGGCGCTGTCCTCGGGGCTGTGGTTCATCACCTTTGCCGCCATGCAGCTGCCGGTGGGCTGGGCGCTGGATCATTTCGGTCCACGCCGGACCGTGGCCGTGCTGCTGGGCCTTGGCGGCGGAGGGGGCGCGGCGCTGTTCGCGATGGCGCAGACGCCCATGCATCTGCATCTGGCGATGGCGTTGCTGGGGGTGGGCTGCGCGCCGGTGCTGATGGGGGCCTATTACATCTTTGCGCGCGAATACCGGCCCACCACCTTCGGCGCGCTGGCGGGGCTGATGATCGGGGTCGGGTCACTGGGCAATATCCTTGGGGCCGCGCCGCTGGTCTGGGTGATCGAGACGCTTGGCTGGCGCATGACGCTGTGGCTGCTGGCGGGGGCGACCGTCGTCGTCTCGGGGCTGATCGGGCTGACCCTGCGCGACCCGGCCAGACTGGGCAGTGACCACCCCAAAGGCTCGATCGGCGATGTGCTGCGGCTGCGCGCCTTGTGGTTCATCCTGCCGATATTCTTTTTCAGCTATGCCGCGCCGATGGCGATCCGGGGCCTGTGGGCCGCGCCCTATCTGGATCAGGTCTTCGGCGCCAGCGAACAGACCATCGGGCGGGCAACGCTGGTCATCGGGCTGGCGATGATTCTGGGCAATTTCCTTATCGGCGCCGCCACAAGGATCGTCGGCAGCATCCGCCGCACCGTGCAGATCTTCATCGCGGTCGAGCTGATGCTGATGGCGGTGCTGGTCCTTTACCCCTCGTCCGGCCTTGCCGCCGCGACGGTGCTTCTGTCGCTGATCGGCTTCAGCGGCGCGGCCTATGCGCTGCTGATGGCGCATGGACGGTCCTTCCTGCCGGCGCATCTGGTGGGGCGGGGGTGA
- a CDS encoding aspartate-semialdehyde dehydrogenase, which produces MGYKVVIAGATGNVGREMLNILAERQFPVDEIAVLASRRSQGAEVSFGDKTLKIKDIEQFDFTGWDMALFAIGSDATKKYAPIAAAAGCVVIDNSSLYRYDPDIPLIVPEVNPEAIHGYAKKNIIANPNCSTAQMVVALKPLHDRARIKRVVVSTYQSVSGAGKDGMDELWNQTKGMYVPGQEVAPNKFQKQIAFNVIPQIDVFMEDGTTKEEWKMVVETKKIIDPSIKVTATCVRVPVFVGHSEAVNIEFEDFLDEDEARDILREAPGILVVDKREPGGYTTPVECVGDYATFISRIRQDSTIENGLNLWCVSDNLRKGAALNAVQIAELLGNRVLKKG; this is translated from the coding sequence ATGGGCTATAAAGTCGTCATCGCCGGCGCCACCGGGAATGTGGGCCGCGAAATGCTGAACATTCTGGCCGAGCGCCAGTTCCCCGTGGACGAGATCGCCGTTCTGGCGTCGCGTCGTTCGCAGGGGGCCGAGGTCAGCTTTGGCGACAAGACCCTGAAGATCAAGGATATCGAGCAATTCGACTTCACCGGCTGGGACATGGCGCTGTTTGCCATCGGCTCGGACGCGACCAAAAAATACGCCCCCATCGCGGCGGCGGCGGGTTGCGTGGTGATCGATAACAGCTCACTTTACCGCTATGATCCCGACATTCCGCTGATCGTGCCCGAGGTGAACCCCGAGGCGATCCACGGCTATGCGAAGAAGAACATCATCGCCAACCCCAACTGCTCGACCGCGCAGATGGTGGTGGCGCTGAAGCCGCTGCATGACCGGGCGCGGATCAAGCGCGTGGTGGTCAGCACCTATCAGTCGGTGTCCGGCGCCGGCAAGGACGGCATGGACGAGCTGTGGAACCAGACCAAGGGCATGTATGTGCCGGGGCAAGAGGTCGCGCCGAACAAGTTCCAGAAGCAGATCGCCTTCAACGTGATCCCGCAGATCGACGTGTTCATGGAGGACGGCACCACCAAGGAAGAGTGGAAGATGGTGGTCGAGACGAAAAAGATCATCGACCCCTCGATCAAGGTCACCGCGACCTGCGTGCGGGTGCCGGTCTTTGTCGGCCATTCCGAAGCCGTGAACATCGAGTTCGAGGATTTTCTGGACGAGGACGAGGCCCGCGACATCCTGCGCGAGGCGCCGGGCATTCTGGTCGTCGATAAGCGCGAACCGGGCGGCTATACCACCCCGGTCGAATGCGTGGGCGATTACGCCACCTTCATCAGCCGCATCCGTCAGGATTCCACCATCGAGAACGGGCTGAACCTGTGGTGCGTCAGCGACAACCTGCGCAAGGGCGCGGCGCTGAACGCGGTTCAGATCGCCGAATTGCTGGGCAATCGCGTCCTGAAAAAAGGCTGA
- a CDS encoding DUF4139 domain-containing protein, with product MTFHRFLVAALCVAASPTLADRIEIQPRTDHVTIFPQGATIRWQVDLADAPQGRHELILPGLPQGMDPSALRIEAEGATIGSVALQTGRPHPGTAAESPAITDARDRLRAARDALIDFEHTIARHRADADSWRERAGMVRDMMRGDTRVGADQLQANADQAGQMIADYLARASDAGREAALMESGREPLERDIRQAEEALAAVLNDTGHETLVVTVEKTSDDARLSLSGFTRQASWAPDYDLRLERDSGRIAMQRGLVITQSSGIDWQDVALTLSTARPSGQVAPTEVPGWMPSIVDPATLMRNQGAAAPAVAGAVAESYIASDAAQDSPVAAKAVLANIGMTVAYDYPGPVTIRDGADANRLRLDDKLLEAEVLAEAAPRFDDTAFVVAETTNSLDEPILPGQATLYLDGAMIGQTMLELTAPGDDLDLAFGPIDGITAELRVPEDEQGERGLIRRSNAQSLTETLILRNLTGEDWPLRVVDRVPVSRQSDLTVDWSADPQPSETDPDGRRGILYWQDLLAAGDSREITLTTQMRWPEGKELRR from the coding sequence ATGACATTCCACAGATTTCTTGTCGCCGCGCTGTGCGTTGCGGCCTCTCCGACGCTGGCGGATCGGATCGAGATCCAGCCCCGCACCGATCACGTCACCATCTTTCCGCAAGGCGCGACGATCCGCTGGCAGGTCGATCTGGCTGACGCGCCGCAGGGCCGGCACGAACTGATCCTGCCGGGACTGCCGCAGGGCATGGACCCCTCGGCCCTGCGGATCGAGGCCGAGGGCGCGACCATCGGCAGCGTCGCCCTGCAGACCGGGCGCCCCCATCCCGGCACCGCCGCCGAAAGCCCCGCCATCACGGATGCGCGCGACCGGTTGCGCGCCGCCCGCGATGCCCTGATCGACTTTGAGCATACCATCGCCCGTCACCGCGCCGATGCGGACAGTTGGCGCGAACGCGCGGGCATGGTGCGCGACATGATGCGCGGCGATACCCGTGTGGGCGCGGACCAGTTGCAGGCCAATGCCGATCAGGCGGGCCAGATGATCGCCGATTACCTTGCCCGCGCCAGCGATGCCGGGCGCGAAGCCGCGCTGATGGAAAGCGGGCGCGAGCCGCTGGAGCGCGACATCCGCCAGGCAGAAGAGGCGCTGGCGGCGGTGCTGAACGATACCGGCCATGAAACGCTGGTGGTGACGGTTGAAAAGACCTCGGACGATGCGCGACTGTCGCTGTCGGGCTTTACCCGGCAGGCCAGCTGGGCGCCCGATTACGACCTGCGGCTGGAACGCGACAGCGGGCGGATCGCGATGCAGCGGGGGCTGGTCATCACCCAGTCCAGCGGCATCGACTGGCAGGATGTGGCGCTGACGCTGTCAACCGCGCGGCCCTCGGGTCAGGTCGCCCCGACCGAGGTGCCGGGCTGGATGCCCAGCATCGTCGATCCCGCCACCCTGATGCGCAATCAGGGCGCTGCCGCCCCGGCGGTGGCAGGGGCCGTGGCCGAATCCTATATCGCCAGCGACGCGGCGCAGGACTCGCCCGTCGCGGCCAAGGCGGTTCTGGCCAATATCGGCATGACGGTGGCCTATGACTATCCGGGTCCGGTCACCATCCGCGATGGCGCCGACGCCAACCGGCTGCGTCTGGACGACAAGCTGCTGGAGGCCGAGGTTCTGGCCGAGGCCGCGCCGCGCTTTGACGACACGGCCTTCGTCGTGGCCGAAACCACAAATTCGCTGGACGAGCCGATCCTGCCCGGTCAGGCGACGCTTTATCTGGACGGCGCGATGATCGGCCAGACCATGCTGGAACTGACCGCGCCGGGCGACGATCTGGATCTGGCCTTCGGTCCGATCGACGGCATCACCGCCGAATTGCGGGTGCCCGAGGACGAACAGGGCGAACGCGGGCTGATCCGCCGCTCGAACGCGCAAAGCCTGACCGAGACGCTGATCCTGCGCAACCTGACCGGCGAGGACTGGCCGCTGCGGGTGGTGGACCGGGTGCCGGTGTCGCGTCAAAGCGACCTGACCGTGGACTGGAGCGCCGATCCCCAGCCCTCGGAAACCGACCCCGATGGCCGCCGCGGCATCCTTTACTGGCAGGACCTTCTGGCCGCGGGCGACAGCCGCGAAATCACCCTGACCACGCAGATGCGCTGGCCCGAGGGCAAGGAATTGCGGCGCTGA
- a CDS encoding carbonic anhydrase, which translates to MPILRPLPQYLVGRYHGWKATSYAENSAWYRRLADDGQRPRAMVISCCDSRVHVTSIFGADSGEFFIHRNIANLVPPYAPDGLQHGTSATVEYAVCELHVAHLMVVGHTSCGGVAGCHAMCSGSAPELEEKSSFVGRWMDVLRPGYERVKDLPEDQQITALEREAVMVSLENLMTFPFVKAAVETGDLSLHGLVHDIKNGALMQAEDEGRRWVAV; encoded by the coding sequence ATGCCAATACTTCGCCCCCTGCCGCAATATCTGGTCGGACGCTATCACGGCTGGAAGGCCACATCCTATGCCGAGAACAGCGCCTGGTACCGGCGCCTTGCCGATGACGGGCAGCGCCCGCGGGCGATGGTGATTTCATGCTGTGATTCGCGCGTGCATGTCACCAGCATCTTCGGCGCCGATTCCGGGGAATTCTTCATCCACCGCAATATCGCCAATCTGGTGCCGCCCTATGCGCCCGACGGGTTGCAGCACGGCACCTCGGCGACGGTGGAATATGCGGTTTGCGAGCTGCATGTCGCGCATCTGATGGTCGTGGGCCACACCAGTTGCGGCGGCGTGGCGGGCTGCCATGCGATGTGTTCGGGCAGCGCGCCGGAACTGGAGGAGAAGTCCAGCTTTGTCGGACGCTGGATGGATGTGCTGCGTCCCGGCTATGAGCGGGTGAAGGATCTGCCCGAGGACCAGCAGATCACCGCGCTGGAACGCGAGGCGGTGATGGTCTCGCTGGAGAACCTGATGACCTTCCCCTTCGTCAAGGCCGCCGTCGAGACCGGCGATCTGTCGCTGCACGGGCTGGTGCATGACATCAAGAACGGCGCCCTGATGCAGGCCGAGGACGAGGGGCGGCGCTGGGTTGCCGTATAA
- a CDS encoding retron St85 family effector protein: MIAGGDIIDLVDRFEAGSLHVRAPSPIILLCGGPIVVNSPKPKSLRQAYTQIYGRIPFRDYTNLAPEDFNIFGPDPHYQDWLSFESEFAQIVDLIILFSESYGSIAELGAFSMVEEIAIRLLVIMDDKNYAENSFVKLGPIRKLEEEHGKSSVCVLNRADINIPDIRSVESVDLNIFSATLVSAIEKRKKDYREKTTFDPNRPGHIIKLIVGLIQHYGALTDAEIDVLLFAMNLKVTLPKITNYLTCAIGAKWIRKDKRGVEEYYCALPNIGQAIEYKLRKSLPPEERDKDRWRARVIEHWKGTDKVRFSSIQATLREAI; the protein is encoded by the coding sequence GTGATAGCCGGGGGTGATATAATAGACTTGGTTGACCGCTTCGAAGCGGGCTCACTTCATGTGCGCGCACCAAGTCCGATAATCCTGCTATGTGGCGGGCCTATCGTGGTGAATTCACCAAAACCGAAGTCTCTCCGTCAGGCATATACGCAGATATACGGGCGCATTCCATTTAGGGATTATACAAACCTCGCGCCGGAAGATTTTAATATATTTGGCCCCGACCCACATTACCAAGACTGGCTGAGCTTTGAAAGCGAGTTCGCTCAAATTGTCGATTTGATTATCCTATTTTCGGAAAGTTATGGCAGCATTGCGGAGCTGGGTGCCTTTTCCATGGTCGAAGAGATAGCCATTCGACTTCTCGTCATAATGGACGATAAAAATTATGCAGAAAACTCCTTTGTAAAGCTCGGCCCAATCCGGAAGCTGGAGGAAGAGCATGGAAAATCATCCGTATGCGTATTGAACAGAGCGGATATAAATATTCCCGACATTAGAAGTGTCGAGAGCGTAGATCTGAACATCTTTTCAGCAACGCTGGTTTCCGCCATTGAGAAGCGGAAGAAAGATTACAGAGAAAAAACTACATTTGACCCAAACAGACCAGGCCACATTATTAAGCTTATAGTCGGCCTTATTCAACACTACGGCGCCTTGACCGACGCAGAGATCGACGTGTTGCTTTTTGCGATGAACTTAAAGGTGACTCTGCCGAAGATTACAAACTACCTGACGTGTGCAATTGGGGCGAAATGGATTAGAAAAGACAAAAGAGGCGTTGAGGAGTACTATTGCGCACTCCCCAACATCGGTCAGGCTATTGAATATAAATTGCGAAAGAGTCTTCCGCCGGAGGAAAGAGATAAGGACCGATGGCGTGCGCGTGTGATCGAACACTGGAAAGGCACCGATAAGGTTCGCTTCAGTAGCATCCAGGCGACCCTAAGGGAGGCAATATGA
- a CDS encoding glycosyltransferase has translation MSPANVICVKWGSKYGPDYVNKLHSMVRRNLSRPFRFVCFTDDAAGIDADIETRPLPLTGIPEFDDREPWTRAHGWLKVTSFASDLAGLEGPTLFLDLDIVVVGPLDPFFDPPGRFLVIKEWDKKDATGNTSVYRFEAGRCTDLLDHLKGNLVSAQRDFRNEQEFVTDYFHKAGELVYWPKGWCVSFKRHCIPWPLGWFGAARIPEGARVVTFHGKPNPHDVIAGKSGKWYRRVKPVAWVDELWR, from the coding sequence ATGAGTCCGGCGAATGTGATCTGCGTGAAATGGGGCAGCAAATACGGCCCCGATTATGTGAACAAGCTGCATTCGATGGTCCGGCGCAACCTGTCGCGGCCCTTCCGTTTCGTCTGCTTCACCGATGACGCCGCAGGGATCGACGCAGATATCGAGACCCGGCCGCTGCCGCTGACCGGCATCCCCGAATTCGACGATCGCGAACCCTGGACGCGGGCGCATGGCTGGCTGAAGGTGACCTCTTTCGCCTCCGATCTGGCGGGGCTGGAGGGGCCGACGCTGTTTCTGGACCTTGATATCGTCGTTGTCGGGCCGCTGGACCCGTTCTTCGACCCACCGGGACGGTTTCTGGTCATCAAGGAATGGGACAAGAAGGACGCGACCGGCAATACCTCGGTCTATCGCTTCGAGGCAGGCCGCTGCACCGACCTGCTGGATCACCTGAAGGGTAATCTGGTCTCGGCCCAACGGGATTTCCGCAATGAACAGGAATTCGTGACGGATTACTTCCACAAGGCCGGGGAACTGGTCTATTGGCCGAAGGGCTGGTGCGTCAGCTTCAAGCGGCACTGCATTCCCTGGCCTCTGGGCTGGTTCGGCGCCGCCCGCATCCCCGAGGGCGCGCGGGTCGTCACCTTTCACGGCAAGCCGAACCCGCATGACGTGATCGCCGGGAAAAGCGGCAAATGGTATCGCCGCGTCAAGCCCGTCGCATGGGTGGACGAACTGTGGCGCTAG
- a CDS encoding 3-deoxy-D-manno-octulosonic acid kinase, with the protein MGGRTVALDRDTIPATQIRSQGHVIWHDPAMGEAFDPRLFEPDWLARNGLVTGRSTGRNEALFLHVDGLDLVLRHYFRGGLVGRLNRDLFLRQPVARSRAMAEYALLSWMERQGLPVPHPVAARFTPVAGLTYRADIITRTLPGTRTLAAALAQGPLPAQDWAAIGSAIARMHGADVDHADLNCRNILLDDTGRIWLIDFDKSRHRADGPWKRANLERLKRSLLKEARLHPAVTWDAAGWQALLNGYAAPA; encoded by the coding sequence ATGGGTGGACGAACTGTGGCGCTAGATCGCGACACCATACCCGCCACGCAGATCCGTTCGCAGGGCCACGTCATCTGGCATGACCCCGCCATGGGCGAAGCCTTCGATCCGCGCCTCTTCGAGCCTGACTGGCTGGCGCGGAACGGGCTGGTCACCGGACGATCCACCGGGCGCAACGAGGCGCTGTTCCTGCACGTCGATGGGCTGGATCTGGTGCTGCGGCATTATTTCCGCGGCGGGTTGGTGGGCAGGCTGAACCGCGACCTGTTCCTGCGCCAGCCCGTGGCCCGCAGCCGGGCGATGGCGGAATACGCGCTGCTGTCGTGGATGGAAAGGCAGGGCCTGCCGGTGCCGCATCCCGTCGCCGCGCGCTTCACCCCGGTCGCGGGGCTGACCTATCGCGCCGATATCATCACCCGGACGCTGCCGGGAACGCGCACCCTTGCCGCCGCGCTGGCGCAGGGACCGCTGCCCGCGCAGGACTGGGCCGCCATCGGATCGGCCATCGCGCGGATGCACGGGGCCGATGTGGATCACGCCGATCTGAACTGCCGCAACATCCTGCTGGACGACACGGGCAGGATCTGGCTGATCGACTTCGACAAATCGCGCCACCGGGCGGATGGTCCGTGGAAGCGCGCCAATCTGGAACGCCTCAAGCGATCCCTGCTGAAAGAGGCGCGGCTGCACCCCGCCGTCACTTGGGACGCCGCAGGCTGGCAGGCATTGCTGAACGGATATGCCGCGCCGGCGTAA
- the leuB gene encoding 3-isopropylmalate dehydrogenase: MSDSYSLLILPGDGIGPEVMAEVVKVIDWFQANHGLKFDLSHDLVGGSAYDAHGVPLTDETMARAQSVDAVLLGAVGGPRYDALDFSVKPERGLLRLRKEMDLFANLRPAQCFDALADFSSLKREVVAGLDIVIVRELTSGVYFGQPRGIHADDNNPENEGGRVGINTQRYTSGEIRRVARSAFEMAQRRRGKVCSMEKANVMESGILWREEVQWVHDNEYPDVELSHMYADNGLMQLVRQPGQFDVILTDNLFGDLLSDAAAMLTGSLGMLPSASLGAPMENGRPKALYEPVHGSAPDIAGQGKANPIACILSFAMALRYSFDQGEAASQLERAVERVLAEGVRTADLMGPEGGRPVSTSEMGDRIIAALSA, translated from the coding sequence ATGTCGGACAGTTATTCGCTTCTCATCCTGCCCGGAGACGGGATCGGACCGGAAGTCATGGCCGAGGTGGTCAAGGTCATCGACTGGTTTCAGGCCAATCACGGGCTGAAATTCGATCTCAGCCACGATCTGGTGGGCGGGTCGGCCTATGACGCGCATGGCGTGCCGCTGACGGACGAAACGATGGCCAGGGCGCAATCGGTCGATGCCGTGCTGCTGGGCGCCGTTGGCGGGCCGAGATACGATGCGCTGGACTTCTCCGTCAAACCCGAACGCGGCCTGCTGCGGCTGCGCAAGGAGATGGACCTGTTCGCCAACCTGCGCCCCGCGCAATGCTTTGACGCGCTTGCGGATTTTTCCTCGCTCAAGCGCGAGGTCGTGGCCGGGCTGGATATCGTGATCGTGCGCGAACTGACCTCGGGCGTCTATTTCGGCCAGCCGCGCGGCATCCATGCCGATGACAATAACCCCGAGAACGAGGGCGGCCGCGTCGGCATCAACACCCAGCGTTACACCAGCGGAGAGATCCGCCGCGTGGCCCGTTCCGCCTTCGAGATGGCGCAGCGCCGCCGCGGCAAGGTCTGCTCGATGGAAAAGGCCAATGTGATGGAATCCGGCATCCTGTGGCGCGAAGAGGTGCAATGGGTGCATGACAACGAATACCCGGATGTCGAGCTGTCGCATATGTATGCCGATAACGGGCTGATGCAGCTGGTCCGCCAGCCGGGTCAATTCGACGTGATCCTGACCGACAACCTGTTCGGCGACCTGCTGTCGGATGCGGCGGCGATGCTGACCGGCAGTCTTGGCATGCTGCCCTCGGCCAGCCTTGGCGCACCGATGGAGAATGGCCGTCCGAAGGCGCTCTATGAGCCCGTGCACGGCTCTGCCCCCGACATCGCCGGGCAGGGCAAGGCCAACCCGATCGCCTGCATCCTCAGCTTCGCGATGGCGCTGCGCTACAGCTTCGATCAGGGCGAGGCCGCATCCCAATTGGAACGCGCGGTCGAACGCGTGCTGGCCGAGGGCGTCCGCACCGCCGACCTGATGGGCCCCGAGGGCGGCCGACCGGTCTCGACCTCGGAAATGGGCGACCGGATCATCGCCGCGCTGTCGGCCTGA
- a CDS encoding DedA family protein, with protein sequence MFDWITGLMADGGAWIIAALMLLENVFPPIPSELIMPLAGFNAARGGTPLWLAILAGGIGSLAGAWFWYWIGRAFGRDRLRWLIARHGRWLTMNLSEFERAEGWFNRHGRAIVFFGRFIPTVRTLISVPAGIEKMPQGQFLFYTAIGSFIWSGGLAVAGYLLEDSYEQVEHWIDPLSTAVVITVVVVYVWRVIRWKPDA encoded by the coding sequence GTGTTCGACTGGATCACCGGCCTGATGGCCGATGGCGGCGCATGGATCATTGCAGCGCTGATGCTGCTGGAAAACGTCTTTCCGCCGATCCCGTCGGAACTGATCATGCCACTGGCGGGCTTCAACGCCGCCCGTGGCGGCACGCCGCTGTGGCTGGCCATTCTTGCAGGCGGCATCGGGTCGCTGGCCGGGGCGTGGTTCTGGTACTGGATCGGTCGCGCCTTCGGGCGGGACCGGCTGCGTTGGCTGATCGCGCGCCACGGCCGCTGGCTGACGATGAACCTGTCGGAATTCGAACGCGCCGAGGGCTGGTTCAACCGCCACGGCCGCGCCATCGTCTTTTTCGGCCGCTTCATCCCGACCGTGCGCACGCTGATCTCGGTCCCTGCCGGGATCGAGAAGATGCCGCAGGGCCAGTTCCTGTTCTATACTGCCATCGGCAGCTTCATCTGGTCGGGCGGGCTGGCCGTCGCCGGCTATCTGCTGGAAGACAGCTATGAGCAGGTGGAACACTGGATCGACCCGCTGTCCACCGCCGTCGTCATCACCGTCGTCGTGGTCTATGTCTGGCGCGTCATCCGCTGGAAACCCGACGCCTGA